A portion of the Adhaeribacter radiodurans genome contains these proteins:
- a CDS encoding DUF7133 domain-containing protein: protein MLRISLSFFYVILISLGLISFIRQPDVSSSKVPNSTLVIPQEGPADLKITNFAGPDLTPSPACLAVAPTGEVYVGVDMIGSLGKDPGKGSIVRLVDSNNDGTVDQHTTFAQVDNPRGIISVGDQVFVLHTTFSKETGKASGMDLVVFEDKNHDGVADGSSKPLIQGISNPKFLQSRGTDHATNGIRMGIDGWIYIAVGDFGFHDAVDRSGKKLTMLGGGIVRVRPNGTEMEVYTHGMRNIYDVAIDPYMNIFTRGNTNDGGGWNIRFSHQIQSGEYGYPVLFQHFTDEIIPALVDLGGGSGAGSLFLDEPTWPEKYNRVPLMADWGRSMLYVHRVTPDGPSFRQKDEEFIKLPQITDVDVDGSGRMYLSAWDGAGYSGNPAKGYVVRAVPANWTYKPFPDLKKASVKQLVNLLKSESAVARLYAQQELLTRPAKSTTKAVWKMVADKSLPLYARVAGLYTYTQATGEKGNADLVKLTHENDMREFALRALSDRKTHITGVPVEPFLKGLKDPSIRVQTASIIGLGRLGKPEAIPALLQIKVPASFVAPAKDVEGPHATPNSTIIPAHFAMRALVSLNAVDACVNAIGTENSTLALWTLRYFHDSKAVDGLIKAYGQAKDENLKNQILVTLSRLYKKEAPYDASWWWGTRPDSHGPYYKGITWEASPKIENFLKEQWSKADASDKQLYADLNSRHRMGITEFGGEDSLAAKDDIKVDLEKIRNQKGQIGKSSIEDVMLAIAKIKGDPVVGKGLFTRQGCVACHSIKKGEVLKGPFMGQIGSIMNREQIAESVLKPNASISQGFATVTISAKGGKSYTGFVSEETADKVVMRNIAGEVFTIKTSDIISRKEMETSMMPSGLANALSYEEFASLITFLSEQKK, encoded by the coding sequence ATGTTAAGAATTTCATTAAGTTTCTTTTATGTTATTTTAATATCTCTTGGTTTAATTAGTTTCATCCGGCAACCAGATGTATCTTCTTCCAAGGTACCTAATTCCACCTTAGTTATTCCTCAAGAAGGGCCGGCCGATTTAAAAATTACCAATTTTGCCGGTCCAGATTTAACACCTAGTCCGGCCTGTTTGGCGGTAGCACCAACTGGAGAAGTGTATGTGGGAGTGGATATGATTGGCTCCTTGGGTAAAGATCCAGGAAAAGGCAGCATTGTGCGCTTAGTAGATAGCAACAATGATGGCACCGTAGATCAGCACACTACTTTTGCTCAGGTAGATAATCCCCGAGGTATTATTTCGGTAGGTGATCAAGTTTTTGTTTTGCATACTACTTTTTCCAAAGAAACCGGGAAAGCCAGCGGCATGGATTTAGTAGTTTTTGAAGATAAAAACCACGATGGAGTGGCCGATGGTTCGTCTAAACCGCTTATTCAGGGTATTAGTAATCCTAAATTTTTACAAAGCCGTGGTACCGACCACGCTACCAATGGTATCCGGATGGGCATTGATGGCTGGATTTACATTGCCGTAGGCGACTTTGGATTTCATGATGCCGTAGACCGGTCCGGTAAAAAATTAACCATGTTGGGGGGCGGTATTGTGCGGGTGCGGCCTAATGGTACCGAAATGGAAGTATACACCCATGGCATGCGCAATATCTACGACGTAGCCATTGACCCGTACATGAATATATTTACCCGCGGTAATACCAACGACGGAGGAGGCTGGAACATTCGGTTTAGTCATCAGATTCAATCCGGAGAATACGGTTATCCGGTGTTGTTTCAACATTTTACCGATGAAATTATTCCGGCACTCGTAGATTTAGGTGGCGGTTCCGGAGCAGGTTCTTTATTCCTAGACGAGCCAACCTGGCCTGAAAAATATAACCGTGTTCCGCTTATGGCCGACTGGGGACGCAGTATGTTGTACGTGCACCGGGTAACACCAGATGGACCTAGTTTTCGGCAGAAAGACGAAGAATTTATAAAATTACCCCAAATAACCGATGTGGATGTAGATGGTTCCGGCCGAATGTATCTTTCGGCTTGGGATGGTGCCGGATACTCCGGTAACCCCGCTAAAGGTTATGTGGTGCGGGCAGTACCGGCCAATTGGACTTACAAACCATTTCCGGATCTGAAAAAAGCATCTGTTAAGCAACTGGTTAATTTACTAAAATCTGAAAGTGCCGTGGCTCGCCTATACGCGCAGCAGGAACTGCTTACCCGGCCCGCTAAAAGTACCACTAAAGCTGTCTGGAAAATGGTGGCTGATAAAAGTTTGCCTTTGTATGCCCGGGTAGCTGGCCTGTATACCTACACCCAAGCTACCGGCGAAAAAGGAAATGCCGATTTAGTAAAATTAACCCATGAAAATGATATGCGAGAGTTTGCCTTGCGAGCACTCAGCGACCGGAAGACCCACATAACCGGTGTACCAGTTGAACCTTTCCTGAAAGGTTTAAAAGATCCATCTATACGTGTTCAAACGGCATCCATAATAGGTTTGGGTCGTTTAGGGAAACCGGAGGCTATACCTGCCTTGTTGCAAATTAAAGTGCCCGCTTCTTTTGTAGCTCCAGCCAAAGATGTTGAAGGGCCGCATGCTACTCCTAATTCAACTATAATTCCAGCCCATTTCGCTATGCGGGCTTTAGTAAGTTTAAATGCGGTAGATGCCTGCGTTAACGCAATTGGTACTGAAAATTCTACACTTGCGCTTTGGACTTTGCGGTACTTCCACGACTCAAAGGCAGTGGATGGTTTAATTAAGGCATATGGACAAGCAAAAGACGAAAATCTAAAAAACCAAATATTGGTTACTTTGTCGCGGTTGTACAAAAAAGAAGCGCCTTACGATGCTTCCTGGTGGTGGGGTACCCGACCCGATTCGCATGGTCCTTATTATAAAGGAATAACCTGGGAGGCTTCACCTAAAATCGAAAACTTCTTAAAAGAACAATGGAGCAAAGCCGATGCCTCCGATAAACAACTTTATGCAGATTTGAACAGCCGCCACCGCATGGGCATTACTGAATTTGGCGGGGAAGATTCTTTAGCCGCGAAAGACGACATTAAAGTAGATCTGGAAAAAATCCGGAATCAGAAAGGACAAATAGGAAAGTCTTCTATTGAAGATGTAATGTTAGCCATTGCTAAAATTAAAGGAGATCCGGTGGTGGGTAAAGGTCTTTTCACCCGTCAAGGTTGCGTGGCCTGCCATAGCATTAAAAAAGGCGAAGTTCTGAAAGGACCTTTTATGGGGCAGATAGGTTCGATCATGAACCGGGAGCAAATTGCTGAATCCGTATTAAAGCCCAACGCCTCCATCTCGCAAGGTTTTGCAACTGTTACTATTTCCGCTAAAGGAGGAAAATCGTATACTGGGTTTGTTTCGGAAGAAACAGCCGACAAAGTAGTGATGCGCAATATTGCCGGAGAAGTTTTTACCATAAAAACCAGCGACATTATATCGCGCAAAGAAATGGAAACCTCCATGATGCCAAGTGGCCTGGCCAACGCATTATCTTACGAAGAATTTGCCTCCCTCATTACTTTTTTATCCGAACAGAAGAAGTAA
- a CDS encoding T9SS type A sorting domain-containing protein codes for MKPRFYRYFLIQTHQVERYNWRCLCTILLLIGNLCTISFAQTKIWDKTLGGSGYDDLYSLQQTRDGGYIVGGYSSSNISGDKSQAAKGYTDYWIIKLRANGTREWDKTYGGNYSDDLALLQQTRDGGYILGGTSFSGKSSDKTEASAGHSAYWIVKLKADGSKEWDKTFGGNNENYLTVIQQTSDGGYVLGGYSSSGKSGNKTEGSKGGYDFWVVKTSANGTKEWDKTLGGNGYDNLYSLRQTQDGGYILGGTSASGISGDKTQINKGDCAENGCSTTDYWIVKLNAAGSKEWDKTLGGDDNDRLKSLQPTNDGGYIVGGHSISGKGGDKSEASKGGFDYWVIKLSATGTKEWDKAFGGNDSDYLYSLQQTRDAGFILGGNSKSGKNNDKTEANKGSTDFWVVKISANGIKEWDKAYGAAGENYLTAFQQTNEGDYLLGGTSSAGKSNDKSEASKGGFDFWLVKLKDDQPRIAEWNLRYGGNGNEGFTTIIKTSDGGYLAGGYSNSGNGGDKTQNSQGKNDYWIVKTDKNGKKIWDKRYGGSGDDYLNRIIPTQDGGYLLAGSSLSGSGGDKSQPSRGNRDYWIVKINNNGAKQWDKRYGGSGFDELKKVIQLASGEYLLVGNSNSPSNGDKSQDSRGENDFWLVKINNSGSKIWDKRFGGNLDEALGGIVSTSNDGYLLGGSSASGKNGDKSEESRGGNDFWLISLDKNGTKLWDKSYGGSGNDEAYSLGRTGNDYFISGQSNSPAGMDKTQNSQGGKDFWLIKVTSTGKKIWDKRFGGAKEEELRASTQTNDGGYILAGTSYSEKSGNKSQNSQGLGDYWIVKTNKDGQFEWDKRYGGSGGEELRAVIQANDGGLLLAGKSASGVSGDRTQSSQGGTDYWLVKVASELVEAPLAFAKKVNPIEESADLTSQVYLMAYPNPSKEKVKINFSLSKTQSVRLKVYDSQGKDVITLYQGEATANQTYEVNWQAGNQSTGMYFLQLQTATKNQQVKLLLTK; via the coding sequence ATGAAACCACGATTTTATCGTTATTTCCTGATCCAAACCCATCAGGTAGAAAGGTATAATTGGCGCTGCCTGTGTACTATCTTGTTACTTATTGGCAACTTATGCACCATTAGCTTCGCTCAAACTAAAATCTGGGATAAAACCTTAGGTGGCAGCGGTTATGATGATTTATACTCCCTTCAACAAACCCGGGACGGTGGCTACATTGTGGGCGGGTATTCTTCTTCGAACATAAGTGGGGATAAATCCCAAGCTGCCAAAGGCTATACTGATTATTGGATTATAAAACTACGAGCGAATGGCACCAGAGAATGGGATAAAACTTATGGCGGCAATTACAGCGATGATTTAGCTTTACTTCAGCAAACCCGGGATGGCGGGTATATTTTGGGTGGTACTTCATTTTCAGGTAAAAGCAGCGATAAAACCGAAGCTAGTGCAGGTCATAGCGCTTACTGGATAGTTAAATTAAAAGCCGATGGCAGTAAAGAATGGGATAAAACCTTTGGTGGCAATAATGAAAATTATTTAACTGTCATTCAGCAGACAAGTGATGGTGGGTATGTATTGGGAGGATATTCTTCTTCGGGCAAAAGCGGAAACAAAACCGAAGGTTCTAAAGGAGGCTATGATTTTTGGGTGGTAAAAACAAGCGCCAATGGCACCAAAGAATGGGATAAAACATTAGGAGGCAACGGTTATGATAATTTGTACTCTCTCCGGCAAACCCAGGATGGCGGTTACATATTAGGAGGTACTTCTGCTTCGGGCATAAGCGGTGATAAAACCCAAATTAATAAAGGTGATTGTGCCGAAAATGGATGCAGCACCACCGATTATTGGATAGTGAAACTAAACGCTGCCGGCTCCAAAGAATGGGATAAAACTTTGGGTGGCGATGATAATGACAGGCTAAAATCTTTGCAACCAACCAATGATGGTGGCTATATTGTGGGAGGGCACTCCATATCAGGAAAAGGCGGCGATAAATCGGAAGCCTCTAAAGGTGGCTTTGACTACTGGGTAATTAAACTAAGTGCAACCGGCACGAAAGAATGGGACAAAGCATTTGGGGGAAATGATAGTGATTATTTATACTCTCTTCAGCAAACTAGGGATGCGGGTTTTATTTTAGGAGGTAACTCTAAGTCAGGCAAAAATAACGATAAAACGGAGGCAAATAAAGGTTCTACAGATTTCTGGGTAGTAAAAATAAGCGCCAACGGCATTAAAGAATGGGATAAAGCTTACGGAGCGGCTGGTGAAAATTATTTAACTGCTTTCCAACAAACCAATGAGGGCGATTATCTTCTGGGAGGTACTTCTTCGGCAGGCAAAAGCAACGATAAATCAGAAGCCTCAAAAGGCGGTTTTGATTTCTGGTTAGTGAAGCTAAAAGACGATCAACCCCGCATTGCCGAATGGAATTTACGTTATGGCGGTAATGGTAACGAGGGTTTTACTACCATAATTAAAACGTCGGACGGGGGTTATCTAGCCGGTGGTTATTCCAATTCAGGTAATGGTGGGGATAAAACGCAAAATAGCCAAGGTAAAAACGATTATTGGATTGTAAAAACCGATAAAAATGGTAAAAAAATATGGGATAAACGGTACGGTGGTTCTGGCGATGATTACCTGAATCGCATTATTCCTACCCAAGATGGAGGCTATTTATTAGCGGGTTCTTCTCTTTCGGGTAGTGGCGGCGACAAAAGCCAGCCTAGTCGGGGTAATCGTGATTATTGGATTGTAAAAATCAACAATAATGGCGCAAAACAATGGGATAAGCGTTACGGCGGCTCTGGTTTCGATGAATTGAAGAAAGTTATTCAACTCGCCTCCGGCGAATACCTGTTAGTAGGTAACAGCAACTCGCCATCCAATGGTGATAAAAGTCAAGATAGCCGGGGTGAGAACGATTTTTGGTTAGTAAAAATTAATAATTCAGGTTCTAAAATTTGGGACAAACGCTTTGGCGGTAACTTAGACGAAGCTTTGGGCGGCATAGTATCCACTTCCAATGATGGCTATTTATTAGGTGGTAGTTCTGCTTCGGGTAAAAATGGAGATAAGAGCGAAGAAAGCCGGGGCGGCAATGATTTTTGGCTGATTAGTCTGGATAAGAACGGCACTAAACTATGGGATAAATCTTACGGAGGGAGCGGTAACGATGAAGCATACTCTTTAGGCCGGACGGGTAATGATTACTTTATTTCGGGGCAAAGCAATTCTCCTGCCGGAATGGATAAAACTCAGAACAGCCAAGGTGGCAAAGATTTTTGGTTAATTAAAGTAACCAGCACAGGCAAAAAAATCTGGGATAAGCGTTTTGGTGGGGCTAAAGAAGAAGAACTCCGTGCTAGCACGCAAACTAACGACGGTGGATATATACTGGCTGGAACATCGTACTCTGAAAAGAGTGGTAACAAAAGCCAGAATAGCCAAGGCTTAGGCGATTATTGGATCGTAAAAACTAATAAGGATGGACAATTCGAGTGGGACAAACGTTATGGTGGCAGCGGAGGCGAAGAATTGCGCGCCGTGATCCAGGCCAATGATGGTGGTTTGCTGTTAGCCGGAAAGTCCGCCTCGGGTGTAAGCGGGGACCGGACTCAATCTAGTCAGGGTGGAACCGATTACTGGCTGGTGAAGGTAGCATCTGAATTAGTAGAAGCTCCTTTAGCTTTTGCAAAGAAAGTAAATCCAATTGAAGAATCCGCTGATCTTACCAGTCAGGTATATTTAATGGCTTACCCCAATCCAAGTAAAGAAAAAGTAAAAATCAATTTTTCATTATCCAAAACCCAGTCCGTCAGGTTAAAAGTTTATGACAGCCAAGGAAAAGATGTAATTACATTATATCAGGGGGAAGCAACAGCTAATCAAACTTATGAGGTAAACTGGCAAGCGGGTAATCAATCGACGGGCATGTATTTTCTGCAACTTCAAACGGCTACTAAAAACCAGCAAGTAAAGCTACTCTTAACTAAGTAG
- a CDS encoding glycoside hydrolase family 88/105 protein, which yields MKKFLSLLLIFASTILPAPFSYSQTPGSSWSEKMAATAVNIWQDSLVTETGKAATWSFDEGLVLEGFTNVWRRTAKGAYFKFVQTSMNRFVKPDGSIARYKSEDFELDDVKNGRILLTLYKVTLQEKYYKAATLLREQLRKQPRTKEGNFWHQNIYPYQTWLNDLYLAQPFYAEYAATFNQPEAFEDIANQFISLENHLRDTETGLLNPGWDEARTQKWIDRNTDLSLFWGRAMGLYGAGLVDVLEYFPVKHPQRTALLQILERFALAVEKVQDSKSGVWYQILDQPTSKNNYSEASASSLFVYALGKAVRLGYLPQKYEAVALKGHEGIVKEFIKTNETGQVNLEGTASVDNLGGSPYRDDSYEFLYSKKVVTNDPNGVGAFLMASNEMELRTITTVGKGKTLLLDGYFNNEFIKDASGQTIPFHYKWEEQDNNGFSLLGEHARYMRAQTAELKQAPTAQNLKNADVYLIVDPDTEKETAQPNYVQPAHVKAISEWVKNGGVLLLMGNDLPNNEFDHFNTLAKAFGIEFKKETKNLVIGNDFELGKIVVPANHSIFKNGRQLFLKDISTLNLKSPAKSVLDHKGDVVMAVAKVGKGTVFAVGDPWLYNEYTDGRKLPAEYQNFEAGTDLLTWLFQQVPATSK from the coding sequence ATGAAAAAGTTTTTATCCTTACTATTAATATTTGCAAGCACTATTTTGCCGGCACCCTTTTCCTATAGCCAAACGCCGGGTAGTTCCTGGTCAGAGAAAATGGCAGCTACTGCTGTAAATATTTGGCAAGATTCGCTGGTAACAGAGACCGGCAAGGCTGCTACCTGGTCATTCGACGAAGGCTTAGTACTGGAGGGGTTTACGAATGTTTGGCGGCGAACAGCAAAAGGAGCCTATTTTAAGTTCGTGCAAACAAGTATGAACCGTTTTGTAAAGCCGGATGGCAGCATAGCCCGGTACAAATCCGAAGATTTTGAGCTTGATGATGTTAAGAATGGCCGGATTTTATTAACTCTTTACAAAGTAACTTTGCAGGAGAAATATTATAAAGCGGCCACTTTGCTGCGTGAACAACTAAGAAAACAGCCACGTACCAAAGAAGGTAATTTCTGGCACCAAAATATATATCCATATCAAACTTGGCTAAATGATTTATACCTGGCTCAACCGTTTTATGCCGAGTACGCCGCCACGTTTAATCAACCCGAGGCTTTCGAAGACATCGCTAATCAATTTATTTCTCTGGAAAACCATTTGCGTGATACAGAAACAGGTTTGTTAAATCCTGGCTGGGATGAAGCAAGAACACAAAAGTGGATTGATAGGAATACAGATTTATCCTTGTTTTGGGGAAGGGCTATGGGTTTGTACGGTGCGGGTTTGGTAGATGTACTGGAGTATTTTCCGGTTAAACATCCGCAGCGGACAGCCCTGCTACAAATTCTGGAACGTTTTGCCTTAGCCGTAGAAAAAGTACAAGATTCCAAATCCGGTGTCTGGTACCAGATCTTAGATCAGCCAACAAGTAAAAACAATTATTCGGAGGCATCAGCATCAAGTTTATTTGTTTATGCCCTAGGCAAAGCAGTACGCTTAGGCTATCTGCCTCAGAAATATGAAGCCGTTGCTCTAAAAGGGCATGAAGGAATTGTTAAAGAGTTTATTAAAACAAACGAAACAGGCCAGGTTAATCTGGAAGGTACGGCAAGCGTCGACAATCTGGGAGGAAGCCCTTACCGAGACGATAGTTATGAATTTTTGTATAGTAAAAAAGTAGTTACGAACGATCCGAACGGAGTAGGCGCTTTTCTGATGGCTTCTAACGAAATGGAATTACGCACGATTACTACCGTAGGCAAAGGAAAAACTTTGTTGCTGGATGGGTATTTTAATAATGAGTTTATAAAAGATGCCAGCGGGCAAACCATTCCTTTTCATTATAAATGGGAGGAGCAGGATAATAATGGTTTTTCTTTGTTAGGCGAACATGCCCGCTACATGAGGGCTCAAACAGCAGAGCTAAAACAAGCTCCTACCGCTCAGAACCTGAAAAATGCTGATGTATATCTTATTGTGGACCCGGATACGGAAAAGGAAACTGCCCAACCCAATTACGTTCAACCAGCCCATGTAAAAGCTATATCGGAATGGGTAAAAAATGGAGGTGTTCTGTTGTTAATGGGCAACGATTTACCGAATAACGAATTTGACCATTTTAATACGCTGGCAAAAGCATTTGGCATTGAGTTTAAAAAAGAAACCAAGAATTTAGTTATAGGCAATGATTTTGAATTAGGAAAAATTGTGGTTCCCGCTAATCATTCCATTTTCAAGAATGGTCGTCAGCTTTTCTTGAAGGATATTAGCACTTTAAACCTGAAATCTCCGGCTAAATCGGTGTTAGATCATAAAGGCGATGTGGTAATGGCAGTAGCCAAAGTAGGCAAAGGCACCGTGTTTGCGGTTGGCGATCCCTGGTTGTACAACGAGTATACGGATGGCAGGAAGCTACCAGCCGAGTACCAGAATTTTGAGGCAGGTACGGACTTACTTACCTGGTTGTTCCAGCAAGTGCCTGCAACAAGTAAGTAG
- a CDS encoding phytanoyl-CoA dioxygenase family protein — MLAEKVINPAIATYDVASILGGLYGDGIIALKGAFSREWVQQLDEDIWVLYEAALQRPGGAVGRGPKRHYVEIHPEDIRGFVELATHPWVQAVSEAVLGPDYKIVEIGFDIPNPGAVEQPWHRDFPAPEDTILGRRLNSLAFNLTTVDVTEDMGPFEIAPGTQWDLPINFQHDMFPAKESYARYQERAQRKFPKMGDISARSALTIHRGTANYSNKPRPALVLGVDSPTAKNAERHDLQITRSYFEQLPESLKEHLTYRLVDKLEPIYQAHTIEGLMMGEA; from the coding sequence ATGCTAGCAGAAAAAGTAATAAATCCGGCAATAGCAACATACGATGTAGCCTCAATTTTGGGAGGTTTGTATGGCGATGGTATAATTGCCCTGAAAGGAGCTTTTAGCCGGGAGTGGGTGCAGCAACTCGATGAAGATATATGGGTTTTATACGAAGCTGCTTTGCAGCGGCCCGGTGGGGCAGTTGGCCGTGGTCCGAAGCGGCATTACGTAGAAATTCACCCCGAAGATATCCGGGGCTTTGTAGAATTAGCGACGCATCCCTGGGTGCAGGCGGTTTCGGAAGCCGTGCTGGGGCCAGATTATAAAATTGTAGAAATCGGGTTTGATATTCCAAATCCGGGAGCAGTAGAACAGCCCTGGCACCGCGACTTTCCCGCACCGGAAGATACCATTTTAGGTCGCCGGCTAAATTCTTTGGCCTTTAACTTAACCACCGTAGATGTTACCGAAGACATGGGACCTTTTGAAATTGCACCCGGCACTCAGTGGGATTTACCAATAAACTTTCAGCACGACATGTTTCCAGCGAAAGAAAGTTACGCCCGGTACCAGGAACGAGCCCAACGGAAATTTCCTAAAATGGGCGATATCTCCGCCCGGTCGGCTTTAACCATTCACCGGGGTACGGCTAATTATTCAAATAAACCCCGGCCGGCTTTGGTGCTAGGCGTAGACTCTCCCACTGCTAAAAATGCAGAACGCCACGATTTACAAATTACCCGTTCCTACTTTGAACAACTTCCGGAGAGTTTGAAAGAACATTTAACTTACCGGCTAGTGGATAAATTAGAACCTATTTACCAGGCGCATACCATTGAAGGTTTAATGATGGGCGAAGCTTAA
- a CDS encoding glycoside hydrolase family 43 protein, which yields MQEKSNGANISEMELTSPDSAHYSFTILIREELGVNNIFTLTVTGTDPQTKQVKTCYYQLKERNHTDYLNLFEKLALDFGLRTPQNRQLVQTNPQFKATYREVLSKNLNPQILYGYGDPAVIRVKQQTGAEEPLYYLLSTSNDAPHAFPIIRSRNLQDWEFVGFVFPENRKPAWAANDKMVSDYWAPEMHQINDNFHVYFVARDKDTRELCIGVAKSTHPDGPFLADEEPILKGNVIDPHVFVQDNGLAYLFWKEDNNDVWPGKLIQFLFENPTFIRDLFEEEENQITTSFIVILWPWVQTLEPMERFLFNQVFIEAIISRYLLFYDRLTELKNTQTQPVQQAISVIQRYMKTPMYAQQLSADGSSLIGERTKIIENDLAWEAHLVEGMWVTHHQNKFYLFYAGNDFSTDQYGIGVAIADSLLGPYRKMPQPFLQSTAEWWAPGHPSVVVDPNGKPQLFLHGYFPGKAGYKQFRALLSIPILFKEDRVVLGKI from the coding sequence ATGCAGGAAAAAAGCAATGGCGCCAATATTTCGGAAATGGAATTAACTTCCCCCGATAGTGCTCATTATTCTTTTACTATTTTAATTCGGGAAGAATTAGGCGTAAATAATATTTTTACTTTAACGGTTACTGGCACTGATCCCCAAACCAAACAGGTGAAAACCTGCTACTATCAGCTAAAAGAACGAAACCATACGGATTATTTAAATTTATTCGAAAAATTAGCACTTGATTTCGGGTTACGGACACCCCAGAACCGCCAACTGGTGCAAACCAATCCGCAGTTTAAAGCTACTTACCGGGAAGTGCTGAGTAAAAATTTAAACCCGCAAATCTTATATGGCTACGGCGATCCGGCAGTAATCCGGGTAAAGCAACAAACCGGTGCAGAAGAACCGCTCTATTATTTACTTTCTACTTCTAACGATGCCCCGCATGCTTTCCCCATTATTCGCTCCCGCAATTTACAGGATTGGGAATTTGTAGGCTTTGTATTTCCGGAAAACCGCAAACCCGCCTGGGCAGCTAACGATAAAATGGTAAGCGATTATTGGGCACCCGAAATGCATCAGATTAACGATAATTTCCACGTTTACTTCGTTGCCCGCGATAAAGATACCCGGGAGCTCTGCATTGGAGTTGCCAAGTCTACTCATCCGGATGGGCCTTTTTTGGCGGATGAAGAACCAATTTTAAAAGGCAATGTTATTGATCCGCACGTTTTTGTGCAGGATAACGGATTGGCTTATTTATTCTGGAAGGAAGACAACAACGATGTTTGGCCAGGTAAATTAATTCAATTTCTTTTCGAAAATCCAACTTTCATCCGCGACTTATTTGAGGAGGAAGAAAATCAAATTACGACCTCTTTTATAGTAATTTTATGGCCCTGGGTGCAAACCCTGGAACCCATGGAACGCTTCTTATTTAACCAGGTTTTTATTGAGGCCATAATCAGCAGGTATTTACTTTTTTATGATCGTTTAACTGAATTAAAAAATACACAAACACAGCCAGTTCAGCAGGCCATTTCAGTTATTCAGCGATACATGAAAACCCCCATGTACGCCCAACAACTATCCGCCGATGGATCGAGTTTGATAGGAGAAAGAACTAAAATTATTGAGAATGATCTGGCCTGGGAAGCACATTTGGTAGAGGGCATGTGGGTAACGCATCACCAGAATAAATTCTACCTGTTCTATGCCGGTAACGATTTTTCTACCGATCAATACGGAATTGGTGTAGCCATTGCCGATTCGCTTTTAGGCCCTTACCGGAAAATGCCGCAGCCATTTTTGCAATCAACAGCCGAGTGGTGGGCACCCGGGCACCCCTCGGTAGTTGTGGACCCTAATGGGAAACCGCAACTTTTCCTGCACGGTTATTTTCCGGGTAAAGCTGGTTATAAGCAGTTTCGGGCACTGTTGTCCATACCCATTCTTTTTAAAGAAGACCGGGTAGTATTAGGGAAGATATAA